ttgttatttgtGCTACAATACCGCCTGTATAAGGTACCTAGCTAGGTATACACTTTGcttatacatgtgtgtatatatttacatgatcaGTGTCATGAGAGCAATGGAGGTGTGAAAATTTAATCTACGTAGAGGTAAAACCAAAAAAGTTTCAACTCATTGATGGTAATTTACCATGTGATTGCTATGTAGGGACTGTCCAATTTACTTTGTCTCATCAAATAATTCAACTTAtaaatatttgactcattttgtatattattagtGGTTTGATAGCTTGTAATACGtgtatataaaagaaaaatgtgaACCAACCAATATGTTGGAAACATCAAgaaatttgatgtatatatattgactgATCTCTTATTACCATATTGATATTTCCAAGTATGTTTGTATTATCCTCAGATACATGCAGCACCACCAGCTGTCAACAGGGGACCCAGAACTTGATCTGCCTCCATCACCACACCCACTGCGACCAGTACAACTGGAGGAAGTGCGGGCACATGGACGCTTCGGTGTTGTTTGGAAGGGAGTCATGAGTGACCAGGTTGTGGCTGTTAAAATCATGCCATTTAAGGAGCGTTCTTCATGGATGACTGAACAGGAGATATACAAGCTACCTCACATGAAGCATGACAATCTACTTAAGTTTATCGGTGCAGAAAAGCGTGATGAGAACCTATGGCTGATCTCGGTTTTCCATGAGTACGGATCACTGTCCGACTACCTCAAAGGCAACACAATCACTTGGAGTGAGCTCTGTAAGATTGCAGAAACCATGACCAATGGCCTGGCCTATTTGCATGATGAGATACCAGCAGTGCGAGGGCTAGAAGGAAAGCCATCAATTGCCCATCGAGACTTTAAGAGTAAGAATGTCCTGTTGAAAGACGACCTGACAACCTGTATTGCTGATCTTGGACTGGCCATCAAATTTGAGCCAGGAAAGAGCCCAGGAGAGACTCATGGATTGGTGTGTATGATGGAATCTTGATATATAACGATTGTTGTAATTCATTCATACGTATAATGAAACCTATATGCGTCACAAAGATTTAgagcaaaatgaaaaaaagttgtAAACTTCTCTTTGAAAAGGCAAATTTTGACATGCTGATCAAATCAAAGCAGTGTTATGGGTATTGAAACAGTTCCTTTTAACATGACTTTTGATTGGTTTTTATGTATCTACGTAACAACACTGATGCCAAAGTTAATTACATCTTCCACTTTTTATACTAGGTTGGGACAAGGCGCTACATGGCCCCAGAAGTTTTAGAAGGTGCAATCAGTTTTAACAGAGATGCTTTCTTGCGTATTGACATGTACGCATGTGGCCTTGTATTGTGGGAGCTCATGTCACGGTGTTCAGGTTCAGATGGACCCGTGGACGAGTACCAACTGCCGTATGAGGAGGAGATAGGTTCACATCCAACATTAGAAGATATGCAGGAGTTGGTGGTAATGAAGAAAATACGTCCCTCCATTAAAGATCATTGGATGAGACATGTGGTAGGTTTGTTATAGAATGTGGTAGTATTGCTATAGTATGAAACGCGGTAGGTTTGTTATAGGATGAAAAATGTAGTAGGTTTTTTATAGGATGAGACATGTGGTAGGTTTGTTATAGGATGAGACATGTGGTAGGTTTGTTATAGGATGAGACATGTGGTAGGTTTGTTATAGGATGAGACATGTGGTAGGTTTGTTATAGGATGAAACATGTGGTAGGTTTGTTATAGGATGAGACATGTGGTAGGTTTGTTATAGGATGAGACATGTGGTAGGTTTGTTATAGGATGTGGTAGTATTGTTATAGGATGAGACATGTGGTAGGTTTGTTATAGGATGAGACATGTGGTAGGTTTGTTATAGAATGTGGTAGTATTGTTATAGGATGAGACATGTGGTAGGTTTGTTATAGGATGAGACATGTGGTAGGTTTGTTTATAGGATGAGACATGTGGTAGGTTTGTTTATAGGATGAGACATGTGGTAGGTTTGTTTATAGGATGAGACATGTGGTAGGTTTGTTTATAGGATGAGACATATGGTAGGTTTGTTATAGGATGAGACATTTGGTAGTATTGTTATAGGATGAAACATGTGGTAGGTTTGTTATAGGATGAGACATGTGGTAGGTTTGTTATAGGATGAGACATGTGGTAGGTTTGTTATAGGATGAGACATGTGGTAGGTTTGTTATAGGATGAGACATGTGGTAGGTTTGTTATAGGATGAGACATGTGGTAGGTTTGCTATAGAGTGAGACATATGATAGGTTTGCTATAGGATAAGATGGAGGTTTGCTATAAGATGAGACATGTGGTAGGTTTGTTATAGGATGAGACATGTGGTAGGTTTGCTATAGAGTGAGACATATGATAGGTTTGCTATAGGATAAGATGGAGGTTTGCTATAAGATGAGACATGTGGTAGGTTTGCTATAGGATGAGACATGTGGTAGGTTTGCTATAGAGTGAGACATAAGATAGGTTTGCTATAGGATAAGATGGAGGTCTGCTATAAGATGAGACACGTGGTAGGTTTGCTATAGAGTGAGACATAAGATAGGTTTGCTATAGGATAAGATGGAGGTTTGCTATAAGATGAGACACGTGGTAGGTTTGCTATAGGATAAGATGGAGGTTTGCTATAGATAGGATACGATGGAGGTCTGCTATAAGATGAGACACGTGGTAGGTTTGCTATAGGATAAGATGGAGGTTTGCTATAAGATGAGACACGTGGTAGGTTTGCTATAGGATAAGATGGAGGTTTGCTATAAGATGAGACACGTGGTAGGTTTGCTATAGGATGAGACATGTGGTAGGTTTGCTATAAGATGAGACACGTGGTAGGTTTGCTATAGGATGAGACATGTGGTAGGTTTGCTATAAGATGAGACACGTGGTAGGTTTGCTATAGGATGAGACATGTGGTAGGTTTGCTATAGAGTCAGACACGTGGTAGGTTTGCTATAGGATAAGATGGAGGTTTGCTATAAGATGAGACACGTGGTAGGTTTGCTATAGAGTGAGACACGTGGTAGGTTTGCTATAGGATAAGATGGAGGTTTGCTATAAGATGAGACATGTGGTAGGTTTGCTATAGAGTGAGACATAAGATAGGTTTGCTATAGGATAAGATGGAGGTTTGCTATAAGATGAGACACGTGGTAGGTTTGCTATAGGATAAGATGGAGGTCTGCTATAAGATGAGACACGTGGTAGGTTTGCTATAGAGTGAGACATGTGGTAGGTTTGCTATAGGATAAGATGGAGGTCTGCTATAAGATGAGACATGTGGTAGGTTTGCTATAGAGTGAGACATAAGATAGGTTTGCTATAGGATAAGATGGAGGTCTGCTATAAGATGAGACATGTGGTAGGTTTGTTATAGGATGAGACATGTGGTAGGTTTGCTATAGAGTGAGACATATGATAGGTTTGCTATAGGATAAGATGGAGGTCTGCTATAAGATGAGACACATGGTAGGTTTGCTAAAGAGTGAGACATAAGATAGGTTTGCTATAGAGTGAGACATAAGATAGGTTTGCTATAGGATAAGATGGAGGTTTGCTATAAGATGAGACACGTGGTAGGTTTGCTATAGAGTGAGACATAAGATAGGTTTGCTATAGGATAAGATGGAGGTCTGCTATAAGATGAGACATGTGGTAGGTTTGTTATAGGATGAGACATGTGGTAGGTTTGCTATAGAGTGAGACATAAGATAGGTTTGCTATAGGATAAGATGGAGGTCTGCTATAAGATGAGACACGTGGTAGGTTTGCTATAGAGTGAGACATAAGATAGGTTTGCTATAGGATAAGATGGAGGTCTGCTATAAGATGAGACACGTGGTAGGTTTGCTATAGAGTGAGACATAAGATAGGTTTGCTATAGGATAAGATGGAGGTTTGCTATAAGATGAGACACGTGGTAGGTTTGCTATAGGATAAGATGGAGGTCTGCTATAAGATGAGACACGTGGTAGGTTTGCTATAGGATAAGATGGAGGTCTGCTATAAGATGAGACACGTGGTAGGTTTGCTATAGAGTGAGACATAAGATAGGTTTGCTATAGGATAAGATGGAGGTCTGCTATAAGATGAGACACGTGGTAGGTTTGCTATAAGATGAGACACGTGGTAGGTTTGCTATAGGATAAGATGGAGGTCTGCTATAAGATGAGACACGTGGTAGGTTTGCTATAGAGTGAGACACGTGGTAGGTTTGCTATAGGATAAGATGGAGGTCTGCTATAAGATGAGACACGTGGTAGGTTTGCTATAGGATAAGATGGAGGTCTGCTATAAGATGAGACATGTGGTAGGTTTGCTATAGAGTGAGACATAAGATAGGTTTGCTATAGGATAAGATGGAGGTTTGCTATAAGATGAGACACGTGGTAGGTTTGCTATAGAGTGAGACATAAGATAGGTTTGCTATAGGATAAGATGGAGGTTTGCTATAAGATGAGACATGTGGTAGGTTTGCTATAGGATGAGACATGTGGTAGGTTTGCTATAGAGTGAGACATAAGATAGGTTTGCTATAGGATAAGATGGAGGTTTGCTATAAGATGAGACATGTGGTAGGTTTGCTATAGAGTGAGACATAAGATAGGTTTGCTATAGGATAAGATGGAGGTTTGCTATAAGATGAGACACGTGGTAGGTTTGCTATAAGATGAGACACATGGTAGGTTTGCTATAGCAGGAGATAAGTGGTAGGTTTGCTATAAGATGAGACACGTGGTAGGTTTGCTATATAGTGAGACATATGGTAGGTTTGCTATAGAGTGAGACACGTGGTAGGTTTGCTATAGCAGGAGATAAGTGGTAGATTCATTACAGTCAGACAAGATGTTACAAGTATATCAAACTTACCAGCTTAATTAAATAAATTCTCGACAAAAGCATTCAAAAGTATAAATTCAGTGTCCCACGTCATTTTTGCAAATGGAGTTGTACCACCATACCTTTCAAAATGGGGGTACAGTGCCATATTTAAGGGGTACActatatatttgcatattttcccCATGTGTATGTGTAGAAAAAGAGAGGCAATCTGTAACGTATATTTCATCAAAGGAAAGATAAAATACATCTCTTTGTTtgaaaaaatttaaacaatattataGGCCTACTGCTTCTTAAATTCATTTGCAAGTTAttcaatcaaatttaaaaatgtacagACGTGCTGTACAGGTCTGCTGGGTTGCGTCAGTTTCTTCACTTAAAATCATGTTCTCAATATGCATGAGGTCCATCTTATATTGCAATCAATTGGCAAATGCTTTTTGATaagcaattttcaaaatattttgtaaagatCTTCAGATTGTGGATTTGAAGTTCGTTTTCATACTCTTTGATAAAGTGCTGGACATGCACAGCTCTAGTTGTTATCGCACAATCATAATCTGCATCATAAGTTTCTTCCTGTCACACATGTTCTTTGAACGATGTAATGATCAGTCCAGAGACTACCGATGGTCATGGGTATGGTCATGGATTTTATCATAGCACAAATTAAAGCTGATAAGTAGTTAAAGCTGACATTTGCAAGTTGAAAAGTATACATTTGAGATACaaaatttttttctattttttttcttcaaaatttgtttctgagacatccccttgCGTTTCTAAGTACATGCAatcgccattttgtttgaactctgcttggatacaatACTcctaccgacccctatatatataaagcgcgtgaaccaCACACACCTGCAATCGGTTGAACACTCGCTGTTCAAGGTGTAACAACTAACACCTGATGACCTGCTCTAGATCTACTGTACCCAAGACGTATTTATGTGTAACAGGAGTCCGTGCCATAAGAATAGAATGGTTAGTACATTCAATATTTTCTCAAATAAGGTTTCTAAGAACCATATTCAGATTTATACAGTTGAATAAAAATTAAAGTAATGAATGAATTCATACCTTTCCGCGTGCGAGATCTATttttattataacaaaattCTAATAGCTGATAACATTGTCAAGCTAAAAATAAAAGCTGTAATCACCTGACAAGGGTTCACTGAAGTAATattgtcagctagatcccaaaatatgtcaattatgagctaataaaacacttcattaTACACTACATATTATCACACGCACATGTACATATGTGGTCAGTCGAGTACATCTGGTACGATAATATACGtcgagatatgtggacggattattattAATTAGGATTTCTATTAAATTGTGTGGAAAGTTCATTTTGTGAAACATATAAATGACAGAAAAGAGGAGTTGACATGCATGTTTGCTTGCTAAAACAAGCCCTACACAGATTTACAGGTAAGGGGTTTGTTTACGTATAAGTAAgtgatacacagtggacaactgctagctatataggtgtatatgtacatgactgCGTGCACGTGTGTTGATTCACACGCTTTATATAGAGGTCGCCAGGAGTATTGTATCCAAGCATTGTTCAAACAAAATAGCAactgcccgtccttagaaacaCAAGGGGATGTTTCAGaaacgaattttgaaaaaaacaaaactttacTATTTTTAGCCCACCGTCATCAgctggtgggctattcaaatcgcctttcgtccgtggtccgtcagtccgtccgtccgtccgtccgttaacaattcttgttaccgctatttttcagaaagtactgaagggatctttctcaaatttcatatgttggttccccaaggaccctagttgtgcatattgcattttggggccGGTCGgtgaacaagatagccgacaggcggccatcttggattttgatagttaaagtttgttaccgctatttctcaaaaagtactgaagggatctttctcaaatttcatatataggttcccctaggaccctagttgtgcatattacattttgggaccaatcgatgaacaagatggccgcctgtcggattttggattttggtagttaaagtttgttaccactatttctcaaaaagtgctaaagggatctttctcaaatttcatatacaggttcccctaggaccctagttgtgcatagtacatttaaggactgatccataatgactttcgggactgatcggtaaacaagatggcaaaccggccgccatcttagatttcattgttaaagtttgttaccactatttcttagaaagtactatagcgatctgtctcaaattttatatgtagtgtgtttgaaaaagtttgaaaagcagggaaaagatccctctttccattgtcagacatagatcattctttggtgggcgccaagatccctctgggatctcttgtttctaaTCTCAGAAgtatatttttaacttgcattgtcagtttTAGATATCTGCCGCTTGGTGTCCTGTAGTTAATGTTTTCTTCCAGTATTGCAAAACACATTTTGACACACTTACGAtttctttaattaaa
This genomic window from Argopecten irradians isolate NY chromosome 4, Ai_NY, whole genome shotgun sequence contains:
- the LOC138320346 gene encoding activin receptor type-2B-like, whose translation is MNSQNLFSRLCPIFCVISLALSFQTSAGSTIEGKTAEVPKLRCVMYKDKCNSSIEHCETIQECDSEMPHCFSAWRNTSNGIDIMRQGCWADRDMCDQEHCIQSQKITGVPFCCCNKPLCNQDITPMNYPPPSTPSTTGTDTSSTKTNPPEDKILKTLLYSIVPIIVLVIIIIGVFFMWRFYFKDNRYMQHHQLSTGDPELDLPPSPHPLRPVQLEEVRAHGRFGVVWKGVMSDQVVAVKIMPFKERSSWMTEQEIYKLPHMKHDNLLKFIGAEKRDENLWLISVFHEYGSLSDYLKGNTITWSELCKIAETMTNGLAYLHDEIPAVRGLEGKPSIAHRDFKSKNVLLKDDLTTCIADLGLAIKFEPGKSPGETHGLVGTRRYMAPEVLEGAISFNRDAFLRIDMYACGLVLWELMSRCSGSDGPVDEYQLPYEEEIGSHPTLEDMQELVVMKKIRPSIKDHWMRHVGLEALIPTIEECWDQDAEARVSADCVHERLLQIGRTLNVSNSTNHLLCQETPHYQISTISS